One window of the Populus nigra chromosome 4, ddPopNigr1.1, whole genome shotgun sequence genome contains the following:
- the LOC133691256 gene encoding 3-ketoacyl-CoA synthase 1 codes for MGCIEMDKERLTAEMAFKDSSSAVIKIRQHLPDFLQSVKLKYVRLGYGYSCNPATILMFLIIVPLFIATLVQFTGLELDRVYEFWRTQSLHEFHAATRLAGSAILLFLLALVWAKRSKPVYLVDFACYKPEDERKISVDSFLKMTEDLGVFEDETLRFQTRISTRSGLGDETYLPRGITSRPPNLSLEEARVEAESVMFGALDDLFSKTGVKPRDIGILIVNCSLFNPTPSLSSMIVNHYKLRTDIKSYNLGGMGCSAGLISIDLAKDLLRANPNTYAVVVSTENITLNWYFGNDRSMLLCNCIFRMGGAAVLLSNKARDRVRSKYQLVHTVRTHKGADDKNYRCVYQREDDKGDIGVSLARELMAVAGDALKTNITTLGPLVLPLSEQFMFFVALLRRKLLKARIKPYIPDFKLAFEHFCIHAGGRAVLDELQKNLQLSDWHMEPSRMSLYRFGNTSSSSLWYELAYTEAKGRVVAGDRVWQIAFGSGFKCNSAVWKALREIPAGESKGNPWNDSIDWYPVKVPSA; via the coding sequence ATGGGTTGTATAGAGATGGATAAGGAGAGGCTCACGGCTGAGATGGCCTTTAAGGACTCCTCCTCCGCCGTGATCAAGATTCGTCAGCATTTGCCGGACTTTCTACAGTCCGTTAAGCTCAAATACGTGAGGTTAGGTTATGGCTACTCTTGTAACCCTGCTACCATTCTCATGTTTCTCATAATTGTACCTTTATTTATAGCCACACTTGTTCAGTTCACTGGTCTAGAACTAGACCGGGTTTATGAATTTTGGAGGACTCAGTCCCTTCATGAATTCCACGCGGCCACAAGACTTGCCGGTTCGGCCATTTTACTCTTTCTTCTTGCTCTCGTTTGGGCTAAACGGTCCAAGCCAGTCTATCTAGTCGACTTTGCATGTTACAAACCGGAAGACGAGCGTAAAATATCGGTGGATTCATTTTTAAAGATGACTGAAGATCTCGGGGTTTTTGAGGACGAGACTCTTCGATTCCAGACACGTATATCAACCCGGTCTGGTCTTGGCGATGAAACATATCTTCCGAGAGGAATAACATCTAGACCACCGAATTTGTCCCTGGAAGAAGCTCGGGTCGAGGCCGAATCGGTCATGTTTGGTGCACTAGACGATCTTTTTAGCAAAACCGGAGTTAAACCAAGAGATATTGGTATCCTTATTGTGAATTGCAGCTTATTTAATCCCACACCGTCTCTATCTTCCATGATAGTGAATCACTACAAGCTTAGAACGGATATCAAGAGTTACAATCTTGGCGGCATGGGTTGCAGCGCCGGGCTTATCTCTATTGACCTTGCAAAAGACCTACTCAGAGCAAACCCCAATACATATGCAGTTGTGGTAAGCACTGAAAACATCACTCTTAATTGGTATTTCGGTAATgataggtcaatgttattatgCAACTGCATTTTTCGCATGGGTGGTGCTGCTGTTCTTCTCTCAAACAAAGCACGAGATCGTGTCCGGTCCAAGTATCAGCTGGTCCACACTGTTCGGACCCACAAAGGAGCAGATGATAAAAACTACCGATGTGTTTATCAGAGAGAGGATGATAAAGGAGATATTGGGGTGTCCTTAGCTCGTGAATTAATGGCAGTAGCTGGTGATGCATTAAAAACGAATATCACCACATTGGGTCCTTTAGTTCTGCCTTTAAGTGAAcagtttatgttttttgtcGCACTTCTTAGAAGAAAGCTGTTGAAAGCCAGAATCAAGCCTTATATACCTGATTTCAAACTTGCATTCGAACATTTTTGCATCCATGCTGGAGGTAGAGCTGTTTTGGACGAGTTACAAAAGAATCTGCAACTCAGTGACTGGCACATGGAGCCATCAAGAATGAGTTTGTACAGGTTTGGTAACACATCAAGTAGTTCATTGTGGTATGAACTGGCTTACACTGAGGCAAAGGGTCGGGTTGTAGCCGGGGACCGGGTATGGCAGATTGCATTCGGGTCGGGTTTCAAGTGCAACAGTGCTGTTTGGAAAGCACTGAGGGAGATTCCAGCGGGTGAGTCAAAGGGTAACCCGTGGAATGACTCGATTGACTGGTACCCGGTCAAGGTTCCCTCGGCCTGA
- the LOC133691679 gene encoding uncharacterized protein LOC133691679, producing the protein MWWATSPVQPRPFFPLLPGPAKSVKTLTFSAKAQPPSHQPSPTSKHQQQQGEGRRAKQFSGFDVLWAMQRATAEKNKVSGGSKKNNKTRKGFVSGGIQREENSVEYSNVKPLCIKNDWDVRLDELEKRLQELSDTN; encoded by the coding sequence ATGTGGTGGGCGACGTCCCCAGTTCAACCAAGACCATTCTTCCCTCTCCTCCCAGGACCCGCCAAATCGGTGAAAACCCTCACCTTCTCAGCCAAAGCTCAGCCTCCCAGCCACCAGCCTTCCCCAACATCGAAACACCAACAACAGCAAGGGGAAGGTAGAAGAGCAAAGCAATTTAGTGGGTTCGATGTGCTTTGGGCTATGCAAAGAGCAACTGCCGAGAAAAACAAAGTGAGCGGTGGtagtaaaaagaataataagacGAGAAAGGGTTTTGTCTCCGGGGGAATCCAGAGAGAAGAGAATAGCGTGGAGTATAGTAATGTGAAGCCTTTGTGCATAAAGAATGATTGGGATGTTAGATTGGATGAGTTGGAAAAGCGTCTTCAGGAGCTCTCTGACACAAACTGA
- the LOC133692277 gene encoding heterogeneous nuclear ribonucleoprotein Q-like: protein MAEGTEIEERVDLEEDNYMEEIDDDVQDQLDEDGEDDAGDAHAEENVEEEYEDSKPEGSQKDQSPEADRSLPNAEPVEDEQKPTASVKKEEKDKHAQLLSLPPHGSEVFIGGLPKDVIEDELRDLCETIGEIFEIRLMKDKDTGESKGFAFVAFKSKEVARKATEELRSKDYKGKTLRCSINETKNRLFIGNVPKNLTEDEFRKIIEEVGPGMEVLELIKDPQTPTRNRGFAFILYYNNACADYSRQKMLNANFKLDGHTPTVSWADPKGMPPDHSPAAAGQVKALYVKNIPENTSTEKLKELFQRHGDVTKVVTPPGKAGKRDFGFIHYAERSSALKAVRDTEKYEIDGQLLEVVLAKPQADKKPDGSYPYNIGVNPNPVPLPAYSGFAGNPYGSSGTGFGVAAGFQQPVIYGRGPMPAGMHMVPMVLPDGRIGYVLQQPGVQMPQPRPQRVDRSNSPSWPGRAGSSGDDGNRGRRYRPY, encoded by the exons ATGGCAGAGGGCACAGAAATTGAGGAACGAGTGGATCTTGAAGAAGACAATTATATGGAAGAGATAGACGATGATGTTCAAGATCAACTAGATGAGGATGGAGAAGATGATGCTGGAGATGCACATGCTGAAGAAAATGTTGAAGAGGAGTATGAGGACTCAAAGCCTGAGGGCAGTCAGAAAGATCAATCTCCAGAAGCAGATAGAAGCCTTCCCAACGCTGAACCTGTGGAGGATGAACAAAAGCCCACTGCTTCGgttaaaaaagaggaaaaggatAAGCATGCTCAACTACTTTCTCTTCCTCCTCACGGTTCTGAAGTTTTCATTGGTGGACTTCCGAAGGATGTAATCGAAGATGAATTGAGGGATCTCTGTGAAACGATAGGCGAAATTTTTGAG ATAAGGCTAATGAAAGATAAAGACACTGGTGAAAGCAAGGGTTTTGCTTTTGTAGCATTCAAATCAAAGGAGGTTGCTCGAAAAGCCACTGAAGAGCTTCGTAGTAAAGACTACAAG GGAAAAACCTTAAGGTGTTcaataaatgaaacaaaaaatagattGTTTATTGGTAATGTTCCAAAGAACTTGACAGAGGATGAGTTTAGAAAAATCATTGAAGAGGTTGGTCCCGGGATGGAAGTTCTTGAGCTCATAAAG GATCCTCAAACTCCAACTCGCAACCGTGGTTTTGCTTTTATATTGTATTACAATAATGCTTGTGCTGATTATTCAAGGCAGAAAATGTTAAATGCTAATTTTAAGCTTGATGGTCATACCCCCACTGTTAGCTGGGCTGATCCGAAGGGCATGCCTCCTGATCATTCTCCTGCTGCTGCTGGCCAG GTTAAGGCTCTGTATGTGAAAAACATACCTGAGAACACCTCCACTGAGAAACTGAAGGAACTATTCCAGCGTCATGGGGATGTGACTAAAGTTGTTACGCCACCTGGAAAAGCTGGAAAACGAGATTTTGGGTTCATTCACTATGCTGAAAGGTCAAGTGCATTGAAGGCAGTCAGAGATACAGAGAAATATGAAATCGATG GTCAGTTGTTGGAGGTTGTTCTTGCTAAGCCTCAGGCTGATAAAAAACCTGATGGATCTTATCCTTACAACATTGGAGTTAATCCAAACCCAGTCCCCCTTCCTGCATATAGTGGATTTGCAGGGAATCCATATGGCTCTTCGGGCACTGGATTTGGTGTTGCTGCCGGTTTTCAGCAG CCGGTTATATATGGTAGGGGTCCAATGCCAGCAGGAATGCATATGGTACCGATGGTTTTACCAGATGGTCGAATTGGCTACGTCCT TCAGCAGCCTGGAGTACAGATGCCACAGCCTCGGCCTCAAAGAGTTGATCGGAGCAATAGTCCAAGTTGGCCTGGGCGAGCTGGTAGTAGTGGTGATGATGGCAATCGTGGAAGAAGGTACCGACCTTATTAG
- the LOC133691524 gene encoding probable L-gulonolactone oxidase 6 has product MEIFQRILLSASCLLLAVFMVGCSPPENHIKCSSTNTNCTITNSYGTFPDRSICQAANAAYPATEEELISIVAAATKAKRKVKVATRYSHSIPKLVCPDGQNGLLISTDYLNRTLEIDVQSMTMSVESGVTLRQLINEAAKAGLALPYSPYWWGLTIGGLLSTGAHGSTLWGKGSAIHDYVVALTIVSPGIPKDGYAMVRRLNESNSAELDAAKVSLGVLGVISKVTLQLQPLFKRSISYVVKKDTDLGDEVASFGRQHEFADITWYPSQGKAVYRIDDRISSNTSGNGLYDYIPFRSTPSLGLAVVRATEDAQESLKDPDGKCASAKLITSTLKNLAYGLTNNGIVFTGYPIIGYHNRLQSSGTCLDSPEDAMITACPWDSRIKGEYFFQATFSISLSVVKSFIQDVQKLVKLDPRALCGLEQYNGILMRYVKASSAYLGKEDDALDFDITFYRNKDPAKPRLYEDILEEIEQLAVFKYGGLPHWGKNRNLVFNGALKKYKNAGAFLRVKEMYDPLGLFSNEWTDQVLGLKGDVNIIKEGCALEGLCICSQDIHCAPSKGYLCRPGKIYQEARVCAHVSTPEQ; this is encoded by the exons ATGGAAATATTCCAGCGAATCCTCCTATCAGCCAGCTGTCTCCTATTGGCGGTCTTTATGGTGGGTTGCAGCCCCCCGGAGAACCACATCAAATGCTCATCGACAAACACAAActgcactatcacaaactcgtATGGCACTTTCCCTGATCGCAGCATATGTCAAGCAGCAAACGCTGCATACCCCGCCACAGAAGAGGAGCTGATTTCAATAGTAGCAGCAGCGACCAAGGCCAAAAGAAAGGTGAAGGTGGCAACTCGTTATTCTCATAGCATCCCCAAACTAGTTTGCCCAGATGGCCAAAATGGATTGCTTATAAGCACCGATTACCTCAATCGTACACTGGAAATTGACGTTCAATCGATGACAATGAGCGTAGAAAGTGGAGTCACTCTGAGACAGCTTATCAACGAGGCTGCCAAGGCTGGCCTTGCATTGCCTTACTCGCCATATTGGTGGGGCTTGACTATTGGTGGCCTATTGAGCACCGGTGCGCATGGAAGCACATTGTGGGGAAAAGGGAGTGCAATTCATGATTATGTGGTGGCACTAACAATTGTTAGTCCAGGAATACCTAAAGATGGCTATGCTATGGTCCGGAGGCTCAACGAGAGTAATAGTGCTGAACTTGATGCTGCCAAGGTCTCGCTTGGAGTTCTTGGAGTTATTTCGAAG GTTACTCTGCAACTGCAACCCCTCTTTAAAAGATCCATTTCCTATGTGGTGAAGAAGGATACTGACTTGGGAGATGAAGTGGCTAGCTTTGGTAGACAACATGAGTTTGCAGACATAACGTGGTATCCTAGTCAAGGCAAGGCAGTCTATCGAATTGATGATCGGATTTCTTCTAATACCTCTGGCAATGGCCTTTACGACTACATCCCCTTCCGCTCTACTCCTTCTCTCGGATTGGCCGTCGTTAGAGCTACAG AGGACGCTCAAGAATCCTTGAAAGACCCTGATGGGAAGTGCGCCAGCGCAAAACTAATTACATCCACCCTCAAGAACTTGGCTTACGGACTAACTAACAATG GAATAGTTTTCACGGGTTATCCTATAATTGGGTACCACAATCGCCTACAGTCGTCAGGAACTTGTCTTGATAGCCCTGAAGATGCAATGATCACGGCATGTCCATGGGATTCAAGAATTAAGGGCGAGTATTTTTTCCAAGCCACATTCAGTATCAGCCTGTCAGTTGTGAAGAGCTTCATCCAAGATGTGCAAAAGCTCGTCAAACTGGATCCTAGAGCATTATGTGGCCTAGAACAATACAATGGTATCCTCATGCGCTATGTGAAGGCCTCAAGTGCCTACTTGGGCAAGGAAGATGATGCCTTGGATTTTGATATTACATTCTATCGAAACAAAGACCCCGCGAAACCCAGACTTTATGAAGACATACTTGAAGAGATTGAGCAACTCGCAGTGTTTAAGTACGGAGGTTTGCCACATTGGGGAAAGAACAGAAACCTAGTGTTCAACGGTGCACTcaagaaatacaaaaatgcTGGAGCATTTCTGAGGGTAAAGGAGATGTATGATCCACTGGGGCTCTTTTCCAACGAGTGGACAGATCAAGTCCTTGGACTGAAAGGAGATGTGAACATAATAAAAGAGGGCTGTGCACTGGAAGGATTGTGTATATGCTCACAAGACATTCATTGCGCACCAAGCAAGGGCTATCTCTGTAGACCAGGGAAAATTTATCAGGAAGCAAGGGTTTGTGCCCATGTTAGCACTCCGGAGCAGTAA